In one window of Pristiophorus japonicus isolate sPriJap1 chromosome 9, sPriJap1.hap1, whole genome shotgun sequence DNA:
- the LOC139273787 gene encoding histone H4 type VIII-like, whose product MMSGRGKGGKGLGKGGAKHHRKVLSDNIQGITKPAICHLARRGGVKWISGLIYEETRGVLKVFLENVIRDVVTYTEHTKRKMVTAMDMVYALKRQSRTLYGFGG is encoded by the coding sequence ATGATGTCTGgccgaggtaaaggaggcaaaggactgggtaaaggcggagccaaACACCACCGTAAAGTGCTcagtgataacatccagggcatcaccaaacctgcCATCTGccacctggctcgccgtggcggtgtcaagtggatctcgggcctgatctacgaggagacccgcggggtgctgaaggttttcctggagaatgtgattagGGATGtggtcacctacactgagcacacCAAACGCAAAATGGTCACAGCCATGGATATGGTGTACGCTCTGAAGCGGCagagccgcactctctatggattcggcggctga